GGATTCTCTTCTGCTAATTTTTCAAAATCTTCTTTTGACATCTCATATAACTCGCATTCTGTTAATGCCTTTATTGTTGCAGAACGTGGAGAACCAGTTACAAGAGACATTTCGCCAAAGAAATTAATTTTTTCGGCATCTAAAATGGCCATTGATTTTTCTCCCTCTTCCCAATGATTGGAACCGGTTCGAAGGGTTAATTGATGGGTTATTTGAACTTTTCCTTTTTTGAAAATATACATTGTATCTCCTTTTTCTCCTTCGGCGATTATAATTTCATCGGCTTTAAATTTTATAGGTTTTAGAATTTTTGCTACTTTTTTTATTTGGGAGTGGTTTAAATTTTTAAACAATTGTATTTTGCTTAAAAATTCTATATCAGCCATAATATCACCTACTTTATCACAAATACATGTGAATCATTTTCAGAAATAATATAATCGTCATTTGGATTGAGATTTAATTCATAATTTTCTTTCTTTTCTTCTTCTTCAAAGAAGTCTTCTTCTGCTTCTTCGAATTTCTGTCTTATGAAATTGTCAATAGAACTATCGGAATTTAAAAGATCATTAATGGTAAATTCTTTTTTGGTTGTTAATGTACCAATTACAAGCGCGTTTTCTTTCTGTTTGAAGTGTTCAAAAAGCTCTTTGAAAGTTTTTCCTATAAAAGAGCGTGGAATTGGCATTAATTTTACTCTCATATTTTCCAAAGAAACAATTTCCCTCATTAGCATATGATATGCTGGAGATATTAGTGCAGAAGATAATAGTACCGAATTAAATTCATTACTTAAAATTATATCATCTGCTCCTGCTCTTAGTATGTATTTTGCTTTTTCTTCTTTTATAACTTCAGCGAATATTTTAGCCTCACTATTTATAGTTCGTATAAGAAGGATGCTTATTAATGTCCTTTCATCACATTCTTCCAGGCTTCGTCCGCCATATGTGTCAGAAAGTATTATAATATATTTTGCATGGGCAATATTTGCTCTGTTTAAAACGTTTTCTTTTGTAAAATCTCCATGAATAAACTTTATATTTAAATCTGGAAATTTTGAACGAAAATCTTCATAATCCTCTTCTTCCGCCTGGTTTACCAATACAAGATTATAATCAGAGGCATTTATAAATTTTTTCATGGCTTCTACTGTTTTTTCAAGATGATTATTCCATCCCAATATTGCTATGTGATTCTTAAATTTCACGTAACCCAACCCCTTCCTTTCTCGAATACGTAGTTCAACAAGAATTGAAGCAATACTACCTGAAATAAGAGAGAATAAAGTTACACCGGTAATTATTGTAATCATTCCTATTGTTTTTCCTAAAGTAGTAGAAGGCACAATATCACCATATCCAACAGTGGCGATAGTAACAATTAACCACCAGAAAGCATCAAAAAGGCTATTAATTTCCGGGTTTTTACCAACTTCTGCAAAATATAAAACAAAACCTATAAGGATTATAAAAACAAATATTATACTTAATAATCTATTTCCAGGGTCTTTCCAGAGATTTCTAAAAAAGAATTTTACTTTTTTTAACATTAAAGCCACCTTCAATTATTATATTATTATATTTTGCCTATAGATATTATATCACACAATTATTTGAAGAAAGAATTTATATTTTCCAAAAAAAGAACAAAGATGCTATTTGAAAATTAATGTATCAGATGATATAATAATAAATTGTAAATTATTTAAACGAGGGGGTAAAACATGAAAATACAGGGAAAGATTATGGCATTTTTTGTAATATCGCTTTTGGTGGTATTATTGGCATTTTCGGGGATTAGTATTTTAAATTCACAAAAATCTTTAAAAGCGAGTTTTACAGATAAATTAATTATGGCGAGAAATTTAAAAATGGAATTTATAGGAAATTTACTTGAAGAAACAACTTCTGATCTTGAATATGTAAGAAATTTTGAAAAAATAAAGGATGGTTTCTTTAATGCTTCAAATCTTTTTGAAGATTTTATGAACGTAATGACATTGGATACAATAATGAAGACATTAAGAGAAATTTATATAGAAAAAAATCCATACAAAGACAAATCGCAATTATATGACTATTATTATGACGAAAAATTTGATAAAACAGGTTTTTCTGATGAAGTTATGAGCACTTTTTATGATTATAGTGTAATGCATTCAGATTTACAGAAGGATTTTAGAGATTTTATTAATATAAAAGGGTATAGCGATTTATTATTAATTTCTCCAAAAGGGTTAGTTTTGTATTCGGTAAGTAAAAATGAAGATTTTGCAACAGATTTAAATAAGGCAAATACGATTTTATCTGAATTATACAGGACTTTAAAAGAAAAGAATGACAATGAAGTGCATTTTTCAAAAATAGGAAATTATTTTGGTAAACCGGGATTTTTTGCAGGTATAAAGGTTGAAGATGAAGATTTTGGATTATATGGTTATTTAGTATTAAGAATTAATATTGAAAAAATAGATAAAATTTTACAGGATAATAGCGGTATGGGGGAAACAGGTGTAACTTATATTGTAGGAAACGATTATTTAATGAGAAATAATATTGCAGGGTTAAATACAATTCTCAGTCAAAAAGTTGAAACAGAACCTGTAAAAAAAGCATTAAATGGTGAATCTGGAGTTTTAATAACCAAAAATTTTGAAGGTAAAACAGTATTAAGTGCATATGCACCTTTTAAATTTAAAAATATTCATTGGGCTTTTGTATCTGAAGTTTCTGTATTGGAAGCATTAAGATCTGCTAATAACGTAAAAAATATTCTTATAATCACATCTTTTGTTATTTTGATTTTATCTATTGTTTTGTCTGTAATATTTGCAAGGAGAATATCAAATCCATTGATGGAATTAAGTAAAAAAGTTGATAAATTTGCAGAGGGTGATTTTACAGTTAAGTTTGAAGCTAAAGGTAAAGATGAGGTTGCAATGATTACCAATTCTTTGAAGAACATGACGGAAAATCTTAGAAATACATTTATCTGGTTAAGAGAAGCAGGAGATAGAATTGAAAAATCATCAAATCATCTTGCAGATATTTCAGAAAAAACCAGTGCAGCAAATGAAGATATTTTAGATAAAGCAAGAACAATAGAAAATAATGCTGAAAATGCTGCTGCTACCACAGAAGAATTAACCTCTGGGGTTAATGAAGTATCAACAGCAGCACAGAATGTTTCTGAAATAGCGGTTGAAATTTCTCAAGAGGTAAATATAACAACTGAACTAACCCAAAATGGTGAAAAATCGATAATTGAAATTACAGAAATTATCAGTGAAGCAGTTGATAAATCTAAACAGACGGAAAAAACTGTTGCAGTATTAGCTCAAAAAGCGAAGAATATTGGAGAGATTGTAGATACCATAACCAATATAACAGAACAAACTAATTTATTGGCATTAAATGCAGCAATAGAGGCAGCAAGAGCAGGAGAAGCAGGAAAAGGTTTTGCTGTAGTTGCCGATGAAATTAGAAAACTTGCAGAAGAAAGTAAAAAAGCTACAGAACAAATAGCGGTGATATTAAATGAAATAAGAAACGGTGCAGCTGAGGCAAATAAGGCAACAGACGAAACAGTAAATGTAATTTTAAATGTTGAAAAGAGTGCAGAAGAGGTCAAAGAGAAGTTTGAAGAGATTCTCGAAAGAGTTGAAAGCATAAATATGAGAGTTGAAGGATTAACTGCCAGTGCAGAAGAACAAAGCGCTTCAACAGAAGAAATGGCAGCAGCAAGCGATAAAACTGCTCAGATGATTCTTGAAATTTCAAATGAAATTACTGAAATTACAAGAGAAATAGAATTAGAAAGCGAAGATATGGAAAGTGTAAGTGAAAAATCGGTGGAATTATCGAAATTAGTGGATGAATTAAATGAAAAATTAAATCAATTTAAGATATAAAAACAATCCCGGGCTTTCACGGTCCGGGATTGTTTTTATTGTAAAGAAAAATAAAAATATTTGAATATTTTAGCAAACTTTTTTGATTTATAATATGTTAAATATTGGATAAATCTACTATTTATGTTATAATTTAATAAAAGGGGTGATATAAATGAAGGTATGGGAAACAGAATTATTTGGAAGGAAGCTTGTAATCGAACATGGAAAGATGGCGAAACAGGCTCATGGATCTGTTTTGTTAAGATATGGGAAATCAGCGATACTTATTACAGCAACTGCCTCAAAAGAAGCAAAAGAAGGCGTTGATTTCTTGCCATTAACAGTAGAGTTCCAGGAAAAATTTTATGCAATAGGTAGAATTCCTGGCGGATTTGTAAAAAGAGAAGGAAGGCCAAGTGAAGAGGCTATATTGTCTTCAAGGCTTATAGATAGGCCTATAAGACCATTATTCCCAAAGGATTTTCATAATGATATTCAGGTAATTGTAACTGCATTATCAATGGATAATGATGATAGTATAGAAACATGGGGTATAACAGGCGCATCATTTGCATTAAATGTTTCACCAATTCCATTTGAAGGTATGGTTGCAGGTGTTAGACTTGGATATGTAGATGGTGAATTTATTGTATTCCCAACTCAGGAGGAGTTAAAAAGAAGCAGGATGGATATTGTTGTTGCAGGAACTAAAGAAGCAATAACAATGGTTGAAGGTGAAGCCTTAGAAGTATCAGAAGAAGAAATGGTAAAGGCTTTAATGTTTGCTCATGATGCAATAAAGCAAATTGTGGAATTTCAGGAAAAAGTAATTTCTGAATTTAATATAGAAAAATGGGAAGTTGTTCCACCGGAAATTCCAGAAGGTTTTGTTGAAGATTTTGAAAAATTAATAGATAATGAAGAATTAAAGAAAAGAATTCTTGTAAAAGGTAAAAAGGATAGAGATGAAGCTCTTGGAAGTTATGAAAAAGAATTGCTTGAAAGATTCCAGAGTGAATATGTTGAAAAATGGGACAATGAAACATATGAAGCAAATAAAAAATTCTTAAAAGAAGCATTTGATGATGCTATTAAAAAGTTAATGAGAAAGATGATTATAGAAGAAAATACCAGAGCCGATGGAAGGAAAATAGATGAAATCAGACCTATAACCTGTGAAGTTGGATTATTTGAAAAAACACATGGTTCAGCATTATTTACAAGAGGAGAAACACAGAGTTTAGGTGTTGTAACTCTTGGTCAGCCATTTGACGTTCAAATAATAGATACAGTTTTCGAAGAAGGCGAAAAAAGATTTATGCTTCACTATAATTTCCCACCTTATTCCACAGGTGAAGTAAAGGGTTTAAGGTTAAGCAGAAGGGAAATTGGACATGGACATCTTGCTGAAAGAGCTTTAAAGAATTTATTGCCTTCAGAAGAAGAATTCCCATATATTATACGTGTGGTTTCTGAAATTTTAGAATCAAACGGTTCTTCATCAATGGCTACAGTATGTTCAGGTTCATTGGCATTAATGGATGCAGGTGTTCCAATGCCAAAACATATTGCCGGTGTTGCAATGGGGCTTATCTTTGAAGACGATAAATTTGTTGTTTTAACAGATATTCTCGGAATGGAAGACCATCTTGGAGATATGGACTTTAAAGTTACAGGTACAAGAGATGGAATAACTGCGTTCCAGATGGATGTTAAGGTTGCTGGGGTTAATGAAGAAGTATTAACAGAAGCTTTAGATAGAGCTAAGAAAGCAAGATTGCATATTCTTGACATTATGTATAATACAATTCCTGAACCAAGAAAAGAGTTATCACCATATGCACCGCTTATTAAAACAACGACAATTCCACTTGATAAAATCTCAGAAGTAATAGGACCAGGTGGAAGAGTAATTAAAGGTATTGGAAAAGATTATGATGTAGAGGTTTCAATAGATGATGAAACAGGTCTTACAAAGGTTAGTGGTACTGATTTAAAGAAAATAGAAGAAGCAATTAATTATATCCAGAATATCATAAAAGAAGTAAAAGCCGGTGAAGCTTTTGATGGGAAAGTTGTAAGAATTGAAAATTACGGATTATTTGTTGAGATATTGCCGGGAAAACAGGGATTATTGCATATCTCAAACCTTGGAAAAGACGCCAAAGAAGCTATAAAAGGGTTTAAAATAGGTGATGTAATAAAGGTTGAAGTAATCAGTATAGATGACAGTGGAAAGATTCAGTTAAAAAAATTTGGAGAACCAACAGCTCCAAGAAGAAATAATAATAATCGAAGACATTATGAAAAAAAGCCGGAGGAAAAGAATGATTGAAAAAGTTGTTATAGATAATAGATTAGAAGTTTTGTTACTTCCCAGAGACACCATCAGGAGTGTCTCTGTTATTGCTGCAGTAAGAAATGGTTCATCACATGAAACAGAAGAAGTAATGGGAATCTCTCATTTAATTGAACACTCCGTTTTTAGAGGTACAGAAAACCGAAATATGGTTGAAATAAAAAGGCCTATAGAAGAATTTGGTGGTTCAATAAATGCATTTACCGGAAAGAATCTTACAGCATATTATGCAAAAGTTCCATTAACAGCTTCTGAAATAGGACTGGAAATAATAATGGATATTATCTTTAATGCAAAATTTGATGAAAATGAGATAGAAAAAGAGAAAAGAATAGTTTTAGATGAAATTGCAATGTATGAAGACGAACCAGTTGATAATGTTTTTGAACAATTAAATAAAATAATGTTTTCAAATACATTTGCCAATCCGATATTGGGAACCAAAGAAAGCGTTTCAAAATTAAATGCTGAAATTTTAAAAGATTATTATAGTCGTGAATATACACCTGAAAATACAGTTTTAATGCTTGTTGGACCTGGGAAAGAACTTGAAAAGCTTGTTTTAAAAATAGGTTCATTATTACCTGAAAGAAAAGGAAAGAAAAACAAATTTAACAGTCCGGTTTTTAAGGAATCTGTGCAAAGAAAAGAAAAGGAAAAAGAAGAATTATCTCAAATATATGTTTCATATGCATTTAAAGCTCCATCAAAAATGTCAAAGGACTTTTATCCTTCTATGGTATTAAAAACATTTTTAGGAAGCGGAATGAGCTCGTTGTTATTTACCAGAATACGCGAAGAAGCAGGTCTTGCATACGAAATATCTGCAGATTATTCTGGTTATAATGAAACAGGTGTATTTAATATATTTGCAGCCACAGTACCGGAAAACTTTGAACGTTTAAACGGTATAATCTTTGATACTATCAATAATTTAAAAAATATGGAAGATATAGAAAAATGGATTGAATATGGTAAAAAAAGATTATCAGGAAGATATATGCTTGAAACAGAAAATAGCCTTAATTTTGGATTTTTGGCTCTGGATTATTATCTTGCATTTGATAAGATAATAGATATTGATAATATTGTTAATATAATTAATGCCCAAAGCAAAAAAGATATACTGGACAACGCAATAAAAATTTTTGAAAATGAACCGTATATATCGGTTGTTAAACCTAAAGGTTAAGATCTAAAACCTAAATTATTGGGGTTGAAAACTTGAGCAAAGTAAAAATTACGGATTTAAAACCCGGCATGATTGTAGGAGAAGATATATATAACTTAAAAAATAGATTAAGTTTAAAAAAGGGTCAGGAATTAGATGAAAAGACCATAAAGATGCTCATTTCCTCAGATATCACAGAAATAGAGATTTTATCCTCTGAATCGCTTGGGACGGGATTTGTAGAAAAGGAATTTGAAGAGTTACCACCTATAATAGATGAAGAGGTTTATAATAGATGGATTGAATCCGTTGGGCATGTTTTTAGTCATTTTTCTAAAGAAGAGTTGTATATATCCTTAAACAATTTAACAGAAGAGATATATAAAAAATTTGATATAAAAAAAGAAAATATAGTATTGAATTTTCTAAATTCAATAGGAAATGAAAGTTTACTATATCATTCAATGAATACAGCAATTTTAGTATCATTAATTGCCAAAAAAGTGGAATTACCATATATTATGTATAAACAAACGGTGAAATTTGCACTAATTCATGATATTGGTTATGCAATGCTCGGCGATAGGGTAATTAACGATTTTGAAAGTGAAGAAACCAATGCCACATTACATACAATTGTTGCATTTAAAAAATTACAGGGTTTAAAAAACGTATTAAATCATGAAATATTGGATAGTATTTTATATCATCATGAACGCTTTGATGGTAAAGGAAAATTTCAGATGAAAGGTGAAAAAATTCCACCGCTTGTTAGAATTACCCAGGTTGCAGACGCATATACCTCATTAACAGAAATAGGATATACGCCATATGAAGCTTTATCATGGATTTTAAAAAGATCAGGTTTTTTATTCGATCCGTATTATGTTGGACAATTATACGAAGTTACGGGATATTATCCAACAGGAACACGTGTAAAATTGAATAATGGACAGGTAGGGATTGTGCTAAAACGAAATGAAATAGAAATTTTTCCATTGGTTCTTGTGGATAATGAAAAAATACAAACAGGTCCCGATACAAATCTCTACATCCAGGAGGTTATAAAATGAAAGTAATTTCTTTGAATAAAGCACAATTTGGAATGGTATTAGCTATGGATGTTAGAGATACAACGGGAAAAGTAATATTTAAGAAAAATACACCGCTTGACGAAAAGGTTATTGCTGTTTTAAAGAAAAGCGGTATATTTACCATTCCTGTGAAAAATCAAAAAAATACGATAACAGGTCTTCAAAAAGAAACCCAAAAATATGGAGTGGTAAGCAAAGAGCATCTTGATTTAGGATTTAAAAAGATAAAAAGTGTATTTAAAGTTCTGGAAGATTCTGGAAATATAGATATTGATACCGTAGTGGATATTGCCTCAACAATAAAAGAAGATATAGAAAAAAACTTTTCAGATAAACTATTTGTTCCATTAAAAAAGTTGCAAACATTTGACGAATATTTATATTCGCACTCCTTGAATGTTATGATTATAAGTACATTGCTGGGTGTAGAAGCGGGTATTATAGGCGATGAATTGTTAAGCTTATCAATTTCAGCATTACTTCATGATATAGGAAAAACAAAGGTGCCTATTGAAATTATGAATGCTCCGAGAAAATTAACTCAGGAAGAAATGCAAATAATGAGAAATCATGTAAAGTTTGGTAAAGAATTATGTATTCAGAATAATATTAAAGATATAGGGATTGTTGCCGGGGTATATGAACACCATGAGCGTTTTGATGGTAAAGGATATTTAGAAGGAAAAACAAATGAAATGATAAGTGATTTTGGAAAGCTTATTTCCATAGCAGATGTATATGATGCGCTTACCAGCACAAGAAGTTATAAGGGGCCATGGACACCATATAAAACAATATCCTTTATATTAAGTAATGTTGAAAAACAATTTGATGGAAGATTTGCTCAGGGATTAATAAATGCTTTTGGAGTTTATCCTGTTGGAACGAGAGTAAAATTAAGTAACGGACAATTTGGTACTATAGTAGCTTCAAATCGTTCCAATAAAATCAGACCTTTAATAAAAATCGATAGAGGCGATACAATAGATCTTTCCGAAGAAAAAACTATAAGAATAGTTGAAGTTTTAGACTATATCTATATAGAATAAGGGGGATTTTAATGAAATTTTTACCGTTAAATAAAATAAAAAGCGGTATGATATTGGCAATGGATGTAAAAGACATTGATGGCAATATCATATTTAAAAAAGGTAAGGTTATAGATTCCAATGTTTTGAACACACTTCAAAAAAATAATATATTAAAAGTTCCAATAAACGAATTAAAAAGAAAATCTGCACAGTCAGTGCAGAATATAAAAGAAATGGCATATACCCATAGTTTTTTAAGTAAAGAGGTATTGGAAAGAAGTTTTTCACAGGTAAAAGATCTTTTTGCTGAACTGGAAAAAGGCGGAGATGTTGACATAGACAAGGCAACAGAGGTTGCTTCAACAGTAACCGATGAAATGCAAAAAAATTTTTCAGACAAAATATATATACCCTTGAAAAAATTAAAAACATATGATGAATATCTGTATTCTCATTCATTAAATGTTATGATTCTGGGATCTTTAATAGGATTTGAGGCCGGTATTAGAGGTGATGAATTAACAGAATTAGCTTTATCGGGATTATTGCATGATATTGGAAAAACAAAGGTGGATCTTGAAATATTAAACGCACCAAGAAAATTATCTGCAGAAGAGTTTGAAGTTATGAAAAAACATGTTATGTACACAAAAGAAATTTTAGAAAATAATAGATTTGTTAGCGATAAGATATTACGAGGTGCAATTGAGCATCATGAAAGATATGATGGAACAGGATATTTTTTCAAGAAAAAAGGAAAGGATATCTCGGAATTTGGAAGAATATTAGCCCTTGCAGATGTATATGATGCATTAACAAGTAAAAGGGTATATAAGGATCCATGGACGCCATACAAGACATTATCTTTTATATTATCACATGTAACCAAAAGTTTTGACCCTGAATATACTCAACATTTAATAAATGCATTTGGATTATTTCCAGCTGGAATGGTTGTTCAGTTAAGCAATAATAAAATAGGAATTGTAGTAGCATCTAATAAAGCCAATAAAATGAAACCAATAGTAAAAATAGATGATGAACTTGTTGATACTGCAGAAGACAAAACGTTGAGAATAGTAAAAATTTTAGGATATAAATATATAGATGAAGATTAATCAGAATATTCAGAAACCTTTAATAAAATATATTTATTATTATCAAACAAAGCAATAAACTTCTTACTTAAACCAATATTAATTTCATCATTTGAAAACCTTGCAAGTAAAGATCTTAATTTTCTTGGCTTTATTTCTACTAAATAATTATGGTTAAAATTAAGATCCAGATTCCATGTAAGCGTGGAATTTTTGTCTTTGCTTACAATATGTGATTTTTTCGAAAATACCATATAAACAGGTAAACCTTGTGGAATAGAAGTATAAATACGATTTAAAGATTTCTTCAACGAAGAAATCTTTATTTTTTTATTTTCAATAAAATTATCAGGCAATTTAAAATCAATAACCTCTTCTTTTACTTCACTGCATGTACTTATTATAAATCCCTGTCC
This is a stretch of genomic DNA from Marinitoga piezophila KA3. It encodes these proteins:
- a CDS encoding methyl-accepting chemotaxis protein — encoded protein: MKIQGKIMAFFVISLLVVLLAFSGISILNSQKSLKASFTDKLIMARNLKMEFIGNLLEETTSDLEYVRNFEKIKDGFFNASNLFEDFMNVMTLDTIMKTLREIYIEKNPYKDKSQLYDYYYDEKFDKTGFSDEVMSTFYDYSVMHSDLQKDFRDFINIKGYSDLLLISPKGLVLYSVSKNEDFATDLNKANTILSELYRTLKEKNDNEVHFSKIGNYFGKPGFFAGIKVEDEDFGLYGYLVLRINIEKIDKILQDNSGMGETGVTYIVGNDYLMRNNIAGLNTILSQKVETEPVKKALNGESGVLITKNFEGKTVLSAYAPFKFKNIHWAFVSEVSVLEALRSANNVKNILIITSFVILILSIVLSVIFARRISNPLMELSKKVDKFAEGDFTVKFEAKGKDEVAMITNSLKNMTENLRNTFIWLREAGDRIEKSSNHLADISEKTSAANEDILDKARTIENNAENAAATTEELTSGVNEVSTAAQNVSEIAVEISQEVNITTELTQNGEKSIIEITEIISEAVDKSKQTEKTVAVLAQKAKNIGEIVDTITNITEQTNLLALNAAIEAARAGEAGKGFAVVADEIRKLAEESKKATEQIAVILNEIRNGAAEANKATDETVNVILNVEKSAEEVKEKFEEILERVESINMRVEGLTASAEEQSASTEEMAAASDKTAQMILEISNEITEITREIELESEDMESVSEKSVELSKLVDELNEKLNQFKI
- a CDS encoding M16 family metallopeptidase, which gives rise to MIEKVVIDNRLEVLLLPRDTIRSVSVIAAVRNGSSHETEEVMGISHLIEHSVFRGTENRNMVEIKRPIEEFGGSINAFTGKNLTAYYAKVPLTASEIGLEIIMDIIFNAKFDENEIEKEKRIVLDEIAMYEDEPVDNVFEQLNKIMFSNTFANPILGTKESVSKLNAEILKDYYSREYTPENTVLMLVGPGKELEKLVLKIGSLLPERKGKKNKFNSPVFKESVQRKEKEKEELSQIYVSYAFKAPSKMSKDFYPSMVLKTFLGSGMSSLLFTRIREEAGLAYEISADYSGYNETGVFNIFAATVPENFERLNGIIFDTINNLKNMEDIEKWIEYGKKRLSGRYMLETENSLNFGFLALDYYLAFDKIIDIDNIVNIINAQSKKDILDNAIKIFENEPYISVVKPKG
- a CDS encoding cyclic nucleotide-binding domain-containing protein yields the protein MADIEFLSKIQLFKNLNHSQIKKVAKILKPIKFKADEIIIAEGEKGDTMYIFKKGKVQITHQLTLRTGSNHWEEGEKSMAILDAEKINFFGEMSLVTGSPRSATIKALTECELYEMSKEDFEKLAEENPDIGYKIMKEIAAVLSHRIEGLNENILKLTTALSIALTKKKK
- a CDS encoding HD-GYP domain-containing protein, translating into MSKVKITDLKPGMIVGEDIYNLKNRLSLKKGQELDEKTIKMLISSDITEIEILSSESLGTGFVEKEFEELPPIIDEEVYNRWIESVGHVFSHFSKEELYISLNNLTEEIYKKFDIKKENIVLNFLNSIGNESLLYHSMNTAILVSLIAKKVELPYIMYKQTVKFALIHDIGYAMLGDRVINDFESEETNATLHTIVAFKKLQGLKNVLNHEILDSILYHHERFDGKGKFQMKGEKIPPLVRITQVADAYTSLTEIGYTPYEALSWILKRSGFLFDPYYVGQLYEVTGYYPTGTRVKLNNGQVGIVLKRNEIEIFPLVLVDNEKIQTGPDTNLYIQEVIK
- the pnp gene encoding polyribonucleotide nucleotidyltransferase, yielding MKVWETELFGRKLVIEHGKMAKQAHGSVLLRYGKSAILITATASKEAKEGVDFLPLTVEFQEKFYAIGRIPGGFVKREGRPSEEAILSSRLIDRPIRPLFPKDFHNDIQVIVTALSMDNDDSIETWGITGASFALNVSPIPFEGMVAGVRLGYVDGEFIVFPTQEELKRSRMDIVVAGTKEAITMVEGEALEVSEEEMVKALMFAHDAIKQIVEFQEKVISEFNIEKWEVVPPEIPEGFVEDFEKLIDNEELKKRILVKGKKDRDEALGSYEKELLERFQSEYVEKWDNETYEANKKFLKEAFDDAIKKLMRKMIIEENTRADGRKIDEIRPITCEVGLFEKTHGSALFTRGETQSLGVVTLGQPFDVQIIDTVFEEGEKRFMLHYNFPPYSTGEVKGLRLSRREIGHGHLAERALKNLLPSEEEFPYIIRVVSEILESNGSSSMATVCSGSLALMDAGVPMPKHIAGVAMGLIFEDDKFVVLTDILGMEDHLGDMDFKVTGTRDGITAFQMDVKVAGVNEEVLTEALDRAKKARLHILDIMYNTIPEPRKELSPYAPLIKTTTIPLDKISEVIGPGGRVIKGIGKDYDVEVSIDDETGLTKVSGTDLKKIEEAINYIQNIIKEVKAGEAFDGKVVRIENYGLFVEILPGKQGLLHISNLGKDAKEAIKGFKIGDVIKVEVISIDDSGKIQLKKFGEPTAPRRNNNNRRHYEKKPEEKND
- a CDS encoding HD-GYP domain-containing protein, with translation MKVISLNKAQFGMVLAMDVRDTTGKVIFKKNTPLDEKVIAVLKKSGIFTIPVKNQKNTITGLQKETQKYGVVSKEHLDLGFKKIKSVFKVLEDSGNIDIDTVVDIASTIKEDIEKNFSDKLFVPLKKLQTFDEYLYSHSLNVMIISTLLGVEAGIIGDELLSLSISALLHDIGKTKVPIEIMNAPRKLTQEEMQIMRNHVKFGKELCIQNNIKDIGIVAGVYEHHERFDGKGYLEGKTNEMISDFGKLISIADVYDALTSTRSYKGPWTPYKTISFILSNVEKQFDGRFAQGLINAFGVYPVGTRVKLSNGQFGTIVASNRSNKIRPLIKIDRGDTIDLSEEKTIRIVEVLDYIYIE
- a CDS encoding HD-GYP domain-containing protein yields the protein MKFLPLNKIKSGMILAMDVKDIDGNIIFKKGKVIDSNVLNTLQKNNILKVPINELKRKSAQSVQNIKEMAYTHSFLSKEVLERSFSQVKDLFAELEKGGDVDIDKATEVASTVTDEMQKNFSDKIYIPLKKLKTYDEYLYSHSLNVMILGSLIGFEAGIRGDELTELALSGLLHDIGKTKVDLEILNAPRKLSAEEFEVMKKHVMYTKEILENNRFVSDKILRGAIEHHERYDGTGYFFKKKGKDISEFGRILALADVYDALTSKRVYKDPWTPYKTLSFILSHVTKSFDPEYTQHLINAFGLFPAGMVVQLSNNKIGIVVASNKANKMKPIVKIDDELVDTAEDKTLRIVKILGYKYIDED
- a CDS encoding potassium channel family protein; the encoded protein is MLKKVKFFFRNLWKDPGNRLLSIIFVFIILIGFVLYFAEVGKNPEINSLFDAFWWLIVTIATVGYGDIVPSTTLGKTIGMITIITGVTLFSLISGSIASILVELRIRERKGLGYVKFKNHIAILGWNNHLEKTVEAMKKFINASDYNLVLVNQAEEEDYEDFRSKFPDLNIKFIHGDFTKENVLNRANIAHAKYIIILSDTYGGRSLEECDERTLISILLIRTINSEAKIFAEVIKEEKAKYILRAGADDIILSNEFNSVLLSSALISPAYHMLMREIVSLENMRVKLMPIPRSFIGKTFKELFEHFKQKENALVIGTLTTKKEFTINDLLNSDSSIDNFIRQKFEEAEEDFFEEEEKKENYELNLNPNDDYIISENDSHVFVIK